One Anopheles marshallii chromosome 3, idAnoMarsDA_429_01, whole genome shotgun sequence genomic region harbors:
- the LOC128716155 gene encoding probable arginine--tRNA ligase, cytoplasmic, with product MSDFDNATKCIRSMEKEIHLLQSEILNTRNGEGLEEDSAELKTLMQENTKLKHRLEILQSAIAKEGGFNESTSVPNESILGELQRIFSEAIRKAFSGISVAAVVTISTSPKFGDYQCNSAMQIVQLLKQQSVKTSPREVAQKLIDVLQTPIACVEKFEIAGAGYVNIFLSRSYGEQRIMSILKEGIQAPKMDKKRVVVDFSSPNVAKEMHVGHLRSTVIGDSICRFLEFVGHDVLRINHIGDWGTQFGMLIAHLQDRFPNFQTVSPPISDLQAFYKESKVRFDSDETFKKRAYECVVKLQSGEASYLKAWNLICDVSRKEFQTIYNRLDVKLIERGESFYQSRMKKVVEELKQSGFLEEDEGRLIMWGEDHVGIPLTIVKSDGGFTYDTSDMAAIKQRLQEEKADWLIYVTDAGQATHFQIIFSCAKRAKILDESKHRVDHVGFGVVLGEDGKKFKTRSGDTVKLAELLDEGLKRAMDKLVQKERNLVLTQDELVAAQESIAYGCIKYADLSHNRNNEYVFSFDKMLEDKGNTAVYLLYAYTRIRSIARNCGGDFANNIQKVIESTELKLDHEKEWKLAKVLLRFTDVVLVITKNLSLHYLCEFVYEVCTTFSEFYDNCYCIEKNKQGEIIKVYASRILLCEATSMVLGKCFDILGLKPVHKI from the exons ATGTCTGATTTCGATAACGCTACCAAGTGTATCAGGAGtatggaaaaagaaattcatCTCCTGCAATCTGAAATACTAAACACCCGAAATGGTGAAGGACTGGAAGAGGATAGCGCGGAGCTGAAAACGCTGATGCAAGAAAACACGAAATTAAAACACCGTCTGGAGATTCTGCAGTCG GCCATTGCCAAAGAAGGCGGATTCAACGAAAGTACCTCTGTACCAAACGAATCTATTTTAGGTGAACTTCAACGAATTTTTTCCGAAGCAATTCGTAAAGCTTTCTCCGGTATATCGGTTGCGGCCGTGGTAACTATTTCCACATCGCCAAAGTTTGGCGATTATCAGTGCAATAGCGCCATGCAGATTGTGCAGCTTCTGAAGCAACAATCGGTTAAAACGTCACCTCGCGAAGTTGCCCAAAAGCTTATCGATGTATTGCAAACTCCAATTGCTTGCGttgaaaaatttgaaatagCCGGAGCGGGATATgtgaatatttttctttctag GTCATATGGAGAGCAACGTATAATGAGCATCTTGAAGGAAGGAATTCAAGCACcgaaaatggacaaaaaacgCGTAGTAGTGGACTTCTCGTCGCCCAATGTGGCCAAGGAAATGCATGTgggccatttgcgttcaaccGTTATTGGTGATTCGATTTGTCGTTTCCTGGAGTTTGTAGGCCATGATGTGCTTCGCATAAACCACATCGGCGACTGGGGAACGCAGTTCGGCATGTTGATTGCTCACCTGCAGGATCGTTTTCCGAACTTTCAAACCGTCTCACCGCCTATAAGTGATTTGCAAGCTTTTTACAAGGAGTCCAAGGTTCGGTTTGATAGTGACGAGACGTTTAAGAAACGTGCTTATGAGTGTGTAGTCAAACTCCAAAGTGGAGAGGCTAGCTACTTAAAAGCGTGGAACCTAATATGCGATGTATCACGCAAAGAGTTCCAAACAATCTACAACCGGCTGGATGTAAAGCTGATCGAGCGTGGCGAATCGTTCTATCAAAGCCGAATGAAGAAAGTCGTGGAAGAACTGAAGCAGAGCGGATTTCTCGAAGAAGACGAAGGCCGCCTCATTATGTGGGGCGAAGACCATGTCGGAATTCCATTAACTATCGTAAAATCGGACGGTGGATTTACGTATGACACTTCCGACATGGCAGCCATCAAACAACGATTACAGGAGGAAAAAGCAGATTGGCTCATTTATGTAACCGATGCGGGCCAGGCCACTCACTTCCAGATCATCTTTTCCTGTGCAAAACGGGCTAAAATTCTGGACGAGAGCAAACATCGCGTTGACCACGTTGGCTTTGGTGTTGTCCTTGGCGAAGATGGCAAAAAATTTAAGACCCGGTCTGGCGATACGGTAAAGTTGGCAGAGCTGCTCGATGAGGGATTGAAACGAGCAATGGACAAACTGGTACAAAAGGAACGTAACTTAGTGCTCACGCAGGACGAGTTGGTTGCCGCACAAGAATCGATTGCGTACGGATGCATCAAATACGCGGATCTATCCCACAACCGTAACAACGAATATGTGTTTTCCTTCGACAAG ATGTTGGAAGATAAAGGTAATACCGCCGTCTACTTGCTGTATGCGTACACTCGCATTCGCTCTATTGCCAGAAATTGTGGAGGAGACTTTGCTAACAATATACAAAAGGTGATCGAAAGCACCGAGCTCAAACTGGATCACGAGAAGGAATGGAAGCTTGCCAAAGTGTTGCTCCGTTTCACCGATGTCGTTTTAGTTATCACGAAAAATCTTTCACTGCATTATCTGTGCGAGTTTGTGTATGAAGTTTGCACCACGTTTAGCGAGTTTTATGATAATTGCTACTGTATTGAAAAGAATAAGCAAG GTGAAATCATCAAAGTTTATGCATCAAGAATTCTGCTGTGCGAGGCCACATCAATGGTTCTAGGAA
- the LOC128716204 gene encoding zinc finger protein 160-like: protein MNSLVIVYVPHTVEYTPAVQFSSLEYVTVSVNEMENGDDSAGKAQSPPESSVLKSAMQEKLMQHIMKDDLLLLNTPGKSNPRDPLFLHAKREDSVPSEGNDGRPVFDCEINASEYVPISSDVVLEDSSSSFDEGIGLSNTEDSSDDQANANNDSLKILNTVELSQTKEYLRKQKKDKSKSYQCEICDERFTMKKHLREHHGIMHPGQNCNKCGVCEKTFKLRSNLRQHLRIHTGERPFRCDICYKTFVQGSALTVHRELHKEQRDYECAVCKKAFKSKFAFKKHEKVHIGLRPFKCDECGKSFTQSCNLKAHQKLHTGNHAYQCSTCSKTFRFKSHYQDHLMTHTKEKKYCCGQCGRTFAYKNSFQRHTQIHRDEAQHHCAECGKQFSKLSHLTFHHKSHACARATVTGRASGGTSASKNLACDICGSVFARTDTLVAHRRELHGAEESVREKGRCRYKCVICSKSFREEKELRTHFKLHEADDCPFQCGMCGILNLNPISN, encoded by the exons ATGAATTC ACTCGTCATTGTGTACGTTCCGCATACGGTTGAGTACACACCTGCAGTTCAATTTTCCTCTCTGGAGTACGTGACCGTTTCAGtcaacgaaatggaaaacggGGACGATAGTGCGGGCAAGGCCCAATCACCGCCCGAATCCTCGGTGTTGAAAAGCGCAATGCAGGAAAAACTGATGCAACACATCATGAAGGACGATCTGTTACTGCTAAACACCCCGGGGAAATCG AACCCAAGAGATCCACTGTTCCTACATGCCAAGCGTGAAGACAGCGTACCATCGGAAGGCAATGATGGTCGTCCGGTGTTCGACTGCGAAATAAATGCATCCGAATATGTTCCTATTAGCAGCGACGTAGTGTTAGAAGATTCATCGTCCAGTTTTGATGAAGGAATAGGTTTGAGCAATACGGAGGATTCGAGCGACGATCAAGCAAATGCCAACAATGACTCGCTGAAAATTCTCAATACTGTCGAACTCTCACAAACGAAGGAGTATTTACGGAAGCAGAAGAAAGACAAATCGAAAAGCTACCAGTGTGAAATCTGTGACGAACGATTTACGATGAAAAAACACCTCCGGGAGCATCACGGTATCATGCATCCGGGCCAGAATTGTAACAAATGTGGCGTGTGCGAAAAAACGTTCAAACTGCGATCGAACTTGCGACAGCATCTTCGCATCCACACCGGTGAACGTCCGTTCCGTTGTGACATTTGCTACAAAACGTTCGTCCAGGGCAGTGCTCTAACGGTCCATCGGGAATTGCACAAGGAGCAGCGGGACTACGAGTGTGCGGTGTGTAAGAAAGCGTTCAAATCGAAGTTTGCTTTCAAGAAGCACGAAAAAGTGCACATCGGACTACGGCCCTTCAAGTGTGACGAGTGTGGCAAATCCTTCACACAATCGTGTAACCTCAAGGCGCACCAGAAACTGCACACTGGAAACCACGCATATCAGTGTTCGACCTGCTCGAAAACGTTTCGTTTCAAGTCCCACTATCAGGATCACCTGATGACGCACACCAAGGAAAAGAAGTACTGCTGTGGCCAGTGCGGTCGTACCTTCGCGTATAAAAACTCCTTCCAGCGCCATACCCAAATCCACCGGGATGAAGCTCAACACCATTGTGCGGAGTGTGGGAAACAGTTCAGCAAACTGAGTCACCTCACCTTCCACCACAAATCGCACGCATGTGCTCGTGCAACGGTAACGGGACGAGCCAGTGGGGGAACTAGTGCATCAAAAAATCTCGCCTGCGATATCTGCGGCAGCGTCTTCGCACGGACCGATACCTTGGTCGCCCATCGAAGAGAGCTACACGGTGCCGAAGAAAGCGTGCGTGAAAAGGGACGATGTCGGTACAAATGCGTTATCTGTAGCAAATCTTTCCGGGAGGAGAAGGAGTTGCGTACCCATTTCAAACTGCACGAGGCCGACGATTGTCCCTTCCAGTGCGGGATGTGTGGAATCCTTAACCTGAACCCCATATCTAACTGA